The following proteins are encoded in a genomic region of Neurospora crassa OR74A linkage group VI, whole genome shotgun sequence:
- a CDS encoding D-alanyl-alanine synthetase A: MADTIKKNIAIVVGGYSGEYDVSISTGNAIYANVDRARYNLYKIVIPRNPKAGWYHLTDNDKQIPVDRNDFSVTLSTGEKIQFDLAYISIHGNPGENGVLQGYFDMLGLPYTSCGFYTSALTANKGHCNPVVRSFGVVEVAKSRLLHRNQISALDPEALLFEFDLPVFVKPASGGSSVATTKVKSIEQVVQAVEDAMREDGNGQVLVEEFIEGREFNCGVIRDAEGWLHVFPITEVIPHGDSEYFDYNAKYNGSSSKVTPAEVETQVSDRIKDTSTMLYDLLDCRGVVRFDYRYNPELYALYFLEVNTIPGQTPESIVPQQARAAGISTADLYHMVIECALAAASR, encoded by the coding sequence ATGGCCGACACCATAAAGAAGAACATCGCGATAGTGGTAGGTGGCTACTCGGGCGAGTATGACGTATCCATCAGCACCGGCAACGCCATCTACGCCAACGTCGACCGTGCCAGATACAACCTCTACAAGATCGTCATCCCCCGCAACCCCAAGGCCGGCTGGTACCACCTGACCGACAATGACAAACAAATCCCCGTGGACCGCAACGACTTCAGCGTCACCCTCTCAACCGGCGAAAAGATCCAGTTCGACCTAGCCTACATCAGCATCCACGGCAACCCAGGCGAGAACGGCGTGCTGCAGGGCTACTTCGACATGCTCGGCCTCCCCTACACAAGCTGCGGCTTCTACACCTCGGCTCTAACCGCCAACAAGGGCCACTGCAACCCCGTGGTCCGCAGCTTCGGCGTCGTGGAGGTGGCCAAGTCCCGCCTGCTTCATCGCAACCAAATCAGCGCCCTCGACCCTGAAGCTCTGCTGTTCGAGTTCGACCTGCCCGTCTTCGTCAAGCCCGCGTCAGGAGGCAGCAGCGTGGCTACCACCAAAGTCAAGAGCATCGAGCAGGTGGTCCAGGCGGTCGAAGACGCCATGCGCGAGGACGGCAACGGCCAGGTGCTGGTGGAGGAGTTCATCGAGGGCCGCGAGTTCAACTGTGGCGTGATTCGCGATGCGGAAGGCTGGCTGCACGTGTTCCCCATTACCGAAGTCATCCCCCACGGCGACAGCGAGTACTTTGACTACAATGCCAAGTACAATGGGTCGTCGAGCAAGGTGACGCCTGCCGAGGTGGAGACGCAGGTCAGCGACCGCATCAAGGATACATCGACGATGCTGTACGATCTCCTGGACTGTCGTGGCGTAGTACGCTTCGATTACAGGTATAACCCCGAGCTGTATGCGTTGTACTTTCTTGAAGTCAACACGATACCTGGTCAGACGCCGGAGAGCATAGTACCGCAGCAGGCGCGCGCCGCGGGTATCAGCACTGCTGACCTCTATCATATGGTGATCGAGTGTGCCCTGGCGGCGGCATCGCGATGA